In one Culex quinquefasciatus strain JHB chromosome 2, VPISU_Cqui_1.0_pri_paternal, whole genome shotgun sequence genomic region, the following are encoded:
- the LOC6047092 gene encoding uncharacterized protein LOC6047092: MSSVYQRILINLHILALLFCVIFEFQPREPESLTELLVNQCEFDTQHLCPECFASSAVNCGHLANLVNIDPWNQLTCRYNPHGVSYGLLSSGKKAVIKKLNKNRAIEALRDAVCDELGTSHSNCKFKSDENVLKVLRRKVLAQELEGCIICPSKNEKALHRLLDEFKGTELLKLILLQINVQPLLLELFDGHGFPVPTVIFQGGFQLLESFDGDAVVNFYDSSLNTRLRIAKELIQASFRFTEGIKGFRFYLTDINPDNIAVQAQPSGSFQVSFIDLDNVIILDSQSKQLDSRSKARHIHSRIDCDGCFAYVQEDLCSYQHSDINQFAICQLLYENLNGDREGGFLHIQPNDDSQPGLSEIRRHLHHCVYCVPPDCRDRQGLLQQVREIINAILVES; this comes from the exons ATGTCTTCCGTATACCAGCGAATACTCATCAACCTGCACATTCTGGCCctacttttttgtgtaatttttgagtttcaACCCAGAGAACCCGAATCTCTCACCGAACTCCTGGTCAACCAGTGCGAGTTCGACACGCAGCACCTCTGTCCAGAATGCTTTGCCAGCTCCGCGGTCAACTGTGGCCACTTGGCGAACCTCGTCAACATCGATCCGTGGAACCAGCTAACCTGTAGGTATAACCCACATGGAGTCAGCTACGGTCTGCTGAGTAGTGGGAAGAAGGCGGTAATCAAGAAACTCAACAAAAATCGAGCCATTGAAGCATTGCGGGATGCCGTTTGTGACGAGCTTGGAACAAGTCACTCTAATTGTAaattcaaaagtgatgaaaatgttcTTAAAGTTCTTCGGCGAAAAGTGCTCGCGCAAGAGTTGGAAGGGTGCATAATTTGTCCCTCAAAAAATGAGAAAGCTTTACATCGTCTCTTGGATGAGTTTAAGGGTACAGAGCTGTTGAAACTGATATTGCTGCAGATTAACGTGCAGCCGTTGCTGCTAGAG ctATTCGATGGTCATGGTTTTCCCGTTCCAACAGTGATTTTCCAAGGAGGGTTCCAGCTATTGGAGAGCTTCGATGGGGATGCGGTCGTCAATTTCTACGACAGTTCGCTGAACACAAGACTGAGAATAGCCAAAGAGTTGATTCAAGCTAGTTTTCGATTTACAGAAGGAATCAAAGGATTTAG GTTCTACCTCACCGACATCAACCCAGACAACATAGCCGTCCAGGCGCAGCCCAGCGGATCCTTCCAAGTGTCCTTCATCGATCTCGACAATGTGATAATACTCGATAGCCAAAGCAAGCAACTTGATAGCCGATCCAAAGCTCGACACATCCACTCGCGAATCGACTGCGATGGATGCTTTGCCTACGTTCAGGAAGATCTCTGCTCGTACCAGCACAGTGATATTAACCAGTTCGCCATTTGCCAGCTGTTGTACGAAAACTTGAACGGCGATAGAGAGGGAGGCTTCCTTCACATTCAACCAAATGATGATTCGCAGCCCGGACTGAGCGAGATTCGACGGCATTTGCACCATTGCGTGTACTGCGTTCCACCGGACTGTCGGGACCGCCAAGGGCTTCTTCAACAGGTCCGGGAGATTATCAACGCCATTTTAGTTGAATCCTAG
- the LOC6047130 gene encoding SET domain-containing protein SmydA-8: MARFEENYEILESDRLGRYLVAKRDLARGELILVERPTVVGPHWDSDVCCLNCFRNSCTICRLCRRAPLCYDCTGHDEAECRFYRESNLDINFLFNHFNVVTSVRCLLLYRTDRDRFWEMRRMEAHLEERRGSEIWDILSKYVVEPLLQNGAFDRVGDGEGEKMTVDEDLIQHCCGVFDVNAFEIRGNGTNQSVQQNCFVRGLYPRAALMAHDCVPNAFISVDGESNLRVYAAVPIVKGQMVLFNYTRCLFGTFERRAHLRKGKYFLCTCARCEDPTELGTHLCSVRCTNCSAGLCSYYSKETKWKCDKCLHELTREYVKQVFTNARNDAMARSFEIPELEEAITRHSATLNPRNSLVLELKQTLAGELRNLCLASHPANVPRHLLQRKLELCAELLDVLRVLEPGISRLTAIGLYEYNVSLWNVARKKFETKEISAKELLDNLIKGESGLKQSISMLLFEHPTTPEGHLTKRAMQDLKELREEIAQVRALVCSNLKSPAEDKPSIID; the protein is encoded by the exons ATGGCGCGATTTGAGGAAAATTATGAGATTCTGGAGTCGGATCGGCTGGGCAG GTACCTGGTGGCAAAACGCGACTTGGCACGCGGCGAGCTGATCCTGGTAGAACGTCCAACCGTCGTCGGGCCACACTGGGACTCGGACGTTTGCTGCCTGAACTGCTTTCGTAACTCTTGCACCATTTGCCG TCTGTGTCGACGGGCCCCCCTCTGCTACGACTGCACCGGCCATGACGAGGCCGAGTGTCGCTTCTACCGCGAGTCCAACTTGGACATCAACTTCCTGTTCAACCACTTCAATGTCGTCACGTCGGTTCGGTGTTTGCTGCTGTACCGTACTGATCGGGATAGGTTCTGGGAGATGCGACGGATGGAGGCACATTTGGAGGAGCGGCGTGGTTCGGAGATTTGGGACATTCTAAGCAAGTATGTCGTTGAACCGCTGCTTCAAAACGGGGCATTTGACCGGGTTGGGGACGGTGAAGGCGAAAAAATGACCGTAGATGAAGACCTGATTCAGCACTGCTGTGGCGTGTTTGACGTAAACGCATTTGAAATTCGTGGCAACGGAACCAACCAGAGCGTCCAGCAGAACTGCTTTGTCCGCGGGTTGTACCCGCGGGCAGCCCTAATGGCCCACGATTGTGTGCCGAACGCGTTCATTTCCGTTGACGGTGAGTCCAACCTGCGGGTGTACGCCGCGGTTCCGATCGTGAAAGGCCAAATGGTGCTCTTCAACTACACCAGATGTTTGTTT GGCACGTTCGAGCGGCGTGCGCATCTGCGCAAGGGGAAGTACTTCCTGTGTACGTGCGCCCGCTGTGAAGATCCAACCGAGTTGGGCACCCACCTTTGCTCGGTGCGGTGCACCAATTGCTCCGCGGGACTGTGCTCGTACTACAGCAAAGA AACGAAATGGAAGTGTGACAAGTGTCTACACGAGTTAACGCGGGAGTACGTAAAACAGGTGTTTACTAATGCCAGAAACGATGCCATGGCGCGAT CTTTTGAGATCCCCGAGCTTGAAGAAGCCATCACAAGACACTCGGCCACGCTGAATCCCCGAAACTCCCTCGTCCTAGAGCTCAAACAAACCCTGGCCGGTGAGCTGCGCAATCTGTGCCTGGCATCTCATCCAGCCAACGTCCCACGACATCTGCTCCAGCGCAAGCTTGAACTCTGCGCCGAACTGCTGGACGTTCTGCGCGTTCTCGAACCCGGAATCTCCCGGCTGACCGCCATCGGTCTGTACGAGTACAACGTCTCGCTGTGGAATGTGGCCAGGAAGAAATTTGAAACTAAGGAGATTTCGGCGAAGGAATTGCTG GATAATCTTATCAAAGGAGAATCAGGTCTGAAGCAGTCCATCAGCATGTTACTGTTCGAGCATCCCACAACTCCAGAAGGTCATCTGACCAAACGGGCGATGCAGGACTTGAAGGAGCTAAGGGAAGAGATCGCGCAAGTTCGAGCACTTGTTTGTTCAAATCTAAAATCTCCGGCGGAGGATAAACCGAGCATCATCGACTAG
- the LOC6040294 gene encoding SET domain-containing protein SmydA-8, with the protein MAGFEENFQLLHTEQLDRFVVAKRDLPRGEQILLEEPLVTGPYWDADVSCLSCLRDSCSTCSKCGKAPLCYDCSEHDTTECDFFRETTALDKHFLYNHFNVITPVRCLLLYRKNRDLFDEMMRMESHVEERRGSEIWQIHDKYVVTPLLEAGILDSLNDGELEVTGELIQRICGILDVNTFEIRGDVDSSQSGSNLARGLYPKTSLMVHNCVPNTLLSIDGVGNLRVFTSAPVRMGEMLFINFTRSLFGTFERQTHLRQGKYFTCYCRRCKDPTELGTHLSSIKCTECDEGLCSFYPSEPRWECNKCRKLLKREYVNEVMCAARSEIMECALEVRDLERVIGKHSRTLNPHHSLVLEAKQTLVGELKHSCLATLDPGTVPKQVLRRKFELCEELLEVVRMLEPGISRLTGIAMYEYHVALVDLSRRNFDTTEIKSSELLQNLIRAENELKQAIGMLLFEHPTTPEGQLTKRAMQELKELREEIAEVRAMIEDENLDRQSQYRNRRTNGNGNSNSSSYKKKFSKRR; encoded by the exons ATGGCTGGCTTCGAGGAAAACTTTCAACTTCTGCACACGGAACAACTGGACAG GTTCGTGGTGGCCAAACGAGACCTGCCCCGTGGTGAACAGATCCTGCTGGAGGAACCGCTGGTGACCGGTCCGTACTGGGACGCCGATGTGAGCTGTCTGAGCTGCCTGCGGGATTCGTGCTCGACCTGCAG CAAGTGTGGCAAGGCACCGCTCTGCTACGACTGCTCGGAACATGACACGACGGAGTGCGACTTTTTCCGCGAGACGACCGCGCTGGACAAGCACTTTCTGTACAACCACTTTAACGTGATCACTCCGGTGCGATGTTTGCTGCTGTACCGGAAGAATCGGGACTTGTTCGACGAGATGATGCGCATGGAGTCGCACGTGGAGGAACGTCGAGGGTCGGAGATTTGGCAGATTCACGACAAGTACGTGGTGACGCCTCTGCTTGAGGCCGGGATATTGGACAGTTTGAACGATGGAGAGCTTGAGGTGACTGGCGAGTTAATTCAACGAATTTGTGGCATTTTGGATGTCAACACGTTTGAAATACGTGGCGATGTGGACTCGAGTCAGAGTGGAAGCAATCTGGCACGGGGTTTGTACCCTAAAACGTCCCTGATGGTGCACAACTGCGTTCCGAACACGCTGCTTTCGATTGATGGAGTTGGTAATTTGAGGGTGTTCACGAGTGCGCCCGTGAGGATGGGAGAAATGCTGTTTATCAATTTCACCAGAAGTTTGTTT GGCACATTCGAACGGCAAACCCACCTGAGACAGGGAAAATACTTTACCTGCTACTGTAGACGTTGTAAGGATCCTACCGAGCTTGGCACCCATTTGAGTTCGATCAAGTGTACGGAATGTGACGAAGGGCTTTGCTCGTTCTACCCCAGCGA GCCCCGATGGGAGTGCAACAAGTGTCGCAAGCTGCTCAAACGGGAGTACGTTAATGAAGTGATGTGTGCGGCCCGAAGTGAAATTATGGAGTGTG CCCTTGAAGTGCGTGACCTGGAGCGGGTCATCGGCAAACATTCCCGCACGCTGAACCCGCACCACTCGCTGGTGCTGGAAGCGAAGCAAACGCTCGTCGGCGAACTCAAACACAGCTGTCTCGCCACGCTCGATCCGGGCACCGTTCCGAAGCAGGTGCTGCGCCGCAAGTTCGAACTTTGCGAGGAGCTGCTGGAGGTGGTGCGCATGCTGGAACCGGGCATTTCCCGGCTCACCGGGATTGCCATGTACGAGTACCACGTGGCGCTGGTGGACCTTTCGCGGCGGAACTTTGACACCACGGAGATCAAATCGAGCGAGCTGTTG CAAAACCTGATCCGCGCGGAAAATGAGCTTAAACAAGCCATCGGAATGCTACTGTTTGAACATCCGACCACGCCGGAGGGTCAGTTGACCAAACGAGCCATGCAAGAGTTGAAGGAATTGCGGGAGGAAATAGCGGAGGTGCGGGCGATGATCGAGGATGAAAATCTTGACCGACAGAGTCAGTACCGCAATCGGCGTACCAACGGCAATGGAAACTCCAACAGCAGTAGCTACAAGAAGAAGTTCAGTAAAAGACGATGA